In Penicillium oxalicum strain HP7-1 chromosome I, whole genome shotgun sequence, a single window of DNA contains:
- a CDS encoding putative assembly chaperone of rpl4 codes for MGKPRPQKKKSSKSRAKTVLGPGGSVSKHKMAEDPSKLLDQATILLATGRADEALLTAQQALSLASENASVRLQAINLLGEINVELGEIDTARNYFLNAVELDPTGSIPESEGGGAEKFMWLAQLSEQGGTDSVQWFEKGVSSLRRTLESLEGKTSTEEISFAEEKKVKLSNALCAVAEIYMTDLSWEEDAEARCEALITEALAVTPNAPEVLQTFASIRISQLKIEEAQEALKKSITLWKDLAPEDPKVPDFAVRISLARLLMEVTLEFEALEVLERLILEDDQSVEAWYLGGWCLYLLAEKQQAPKDIVEDEAAESPRHASLIASREWLKQSLKLYEVLQYEDEPLKVHALELIHGMTDEIGEDDESEAEGEGDGEDWDEEIEAASDDDEDHEMADS; via the exons ATGGGAAAGCCCCGGcctcaaaagaaaaagtcctcCAAGTCCCGCGCAAAGACCGTCCTTGGCCCTGGTGGCTCGGTCTCGAAACACAAAATGGCCGAAGACCCCTCTAAGCTTCTCGACCAAGCCACCATTCTGCTGGCGACCGGCCGAGCTGATGAGGCGCTACTGACGGCGCAACAGGCCTTGAGTCTGGCTTCCGAGAACGCTTCTGTACGATTGCAAGCGATAAACCTGCTTGGAGAAATCAATGTCGAATTGGGCGAAATCGACACCGCCCGGAACTATTTCCTCAACGCGGTTGAGCTGGATCCTACTGGGTCAATACCAGAGTCCGAGGGCGGTGGTGCTGAGAAGTTTATGTGGCTCGCCCAATTGAGCGAACAAGGTGGTACGGACAGTGTTCAGTGGTTCGAAAAGGGCGTTTCGTCTCTCCGGCGGACGCTGGAGTCTCTTGAAGGCAAGACAAGCACGGAAGAGATTTCTTttgccgaggagaagaaggtcaagTTGTCCAATGCTCTATGTGCGGTGGCGGAAATTTACATGACCGATCTTTC atgggaagaagatgccgaAGCTCGATGTGAGGCACTGATTACAGAAGCTCTTGCCGTCACGCCAAATGCGCCTGAAGTTCTTCAGACTTTCGCGTCTATCCGGATATCACAGTTGAagattgaagaagctcaGGAAGCCCTCAAGAAGAGCATCACTTTATGGAAGGACCTGGCTCCCGAGGACCCCAAAGTGCCCGACTTTGCTGTCCGCATCAGCCTTGCACGTCTTCTCATGGAGGTGACCTTGGAGTTCGAAGCTCTTGAGGTTCTGGAGCGTCTCATTCTGGAGGATGATCAAAGCGTGGAGGCATGGTATCTGGGTGGCTGGTGCTTGTATCTCCTCGCCGAGAAACAACAAGCACCAAAGGATAttgtcgaggatgaggctgcGGAATCACCGCGACATGCATCCCTGATTGCGAGTCGAGAGTGGCTCAAACAAAGTCTGAAGCTCTACGAAGTGCTACAGTATGAGGATGAGCCGCTGAAGGTCCACGCTCTTGAGCTCATCCACGGCATGACCGATGAGAttggagaggatgatgagagtGAGGCCGAGGGGGAAGGTGATGGTGAGGATTGGgacgaggagattgaggcggcctccgatgatgacgaagatcACGAGATGGCCGACTCATAG
- a CDS encoding NAD-dependent protein deacetylase hst1 has translation MDLGPVSSEKIPAKTRVVEVEAVEAVDVVEQVEAEPIALEGVSSDFEADSDDSEDWEALSQDGDTIQFLRDEQLRDGLVPGACTLEEAVAFRQRLHEIGKAAFVEETIARETVTAKKLCTAFGIMPPMFLEGAPDESYHPLLAVALSREFARRPKLPQYNSVEDALRLLQESQNIIVLTGAGISTSLGIPDFRSKDTGLYSKLEHLGLSDPQEVFDIQVFREDPSIFFSIAKDILPTEKKFSPTHAFIKLLQDKGKLLTNYTQNIDNIEANAGILPEKMLQCHGSFATASCVKCKFKVPGEALFGDIREGKIPECTACREAIAQDALKPQGLKRKRSSTGHQKDRKGFEDSSDEDDYDIRTPGVMKPDITFFGEDLPDEFGQRLIHHDRDLVDLVIVIGTSLKVAPVAEVPGILPRHVPQIYISRTPVSHTQFDIDLLGDCDVVVSELCRRAGWDLQHHMIPPDEKVEISPLEGYESRHVFKIVGA, from the exons ATGGATTTGGGACCCGTCTCGAGCGAGAAGATCCCGGCGAAGACTCGCGTGGTCGAAGTGGAGGCTGTGGAGGCCGTGGACGTCGTGGAGCAGGTCGAAGCGGAGCCGATCGCGCTTGAAGGAGTATCATCCGATTTTGAAGCAGACAGCGACGACTCCGAAGACTGGGAGGCCTTATCTCAAGATGGCGACACGATCCAATTCCTTCGTGATGAGCAGCTACGTGATGGGCTCG TCCCCGGCGCCTGTACGCTAGAGGAAGCTGTCGCCTTCAGGCAACGTCTTCATGAAATTGGTAAGGCGGCCTTTGTGGAAGAAACCATCGCGCGAGAGACCGTAACGGCCAAAAAGCTATGCACCGCATTTGGAATTATGCCTCCCATGTTTCTGGAGGGCGCACCGGATGAGTCCTACCATCCACTCCTAGCCGTCGCCCTGTCTCGTGAATTCGCTCGACGGCCAAAGCTTCCTCAGTACAATTCCGTTGAAGATGCGCTGCGGCTTCTGCAGGAATCTCAAAATATTATCGTCTTGACGGGTGCAGGT ATCTCCACAAGTCTGGGTATTCCTGATTTCCGCTCCAAGGATACGGGTCTTTACTCAAAGTTGGAGCACCTGGGCCTGAGTGACCCCCAGGAGGTGTTTGACATACAAGTTTTCCGAGAAGATCCtagcatcttcttctccatcgccaaAGACATTCTTCCGACGGAGAAGAAATTCTCCCCAACCCATGCTTTCATCAAGCTGTTGCAGGACAAGGGGAAGCTGTTGACCAACTACACTCAAAACATCGACAACATTGAGGCTAATGCAGGAATTCTTCCTGAGAAGATGCTCCAATGCCACGGATCCTTTGCTACGGCATCTTGTGTCAAGTGCAAGTTCAAGGTTCCTGGAGAGGCCCTTTTCGGGGACATTAGAGAGGGCAAAATCCCCGAATGCACTGCTTGTCGCGAAGCGATCGCTCAGGACGCGTTGAAACCGCAGGGATTGAAGAGGAAACGAAGCTCGACGGGGCATCAAAAGGATCGAAAGGGTTTCGAAGACAGCTCAGATGAGGATGATTACGATATTCGTACGCCTGGAGTTATGAAG CCTGACATCACCTTCTTTGGCGAGGACCTGCCCGATGAGTTTGGCCAGCGTCTGATTCACCACGACCGTGATCTGGTCGATCTTGTTATTGTCATCGGTACCTCACTCAAGGTGGCTCCCGTCGCAGAAGTCCCGGGAATTCTGCCACGCCATGTCCCACAAATTTACATCTCTCGCACG CCTGTGTCACATACCCAGTTCGACATTGATCTTTTGGGTGATTGTGACGTGGTTGTATCCGAGCTCTGCCGACGAGCTGGATGGGACCTGCAGCACCACATGATCCCTCCGGATGAGAAGGTGGAGATCTCTCCCCTTGAGGGTTACGAGTCACGACATGTCTTTAAGATTGTTGGCGCATAA